The sequence ACCACTTGTTCCGCTAAGGAGTCCTGGTGCTCTTGAAAGGTCAGTTCCTTCAAGGGATAATTTGGGTGGTAAACCAGTTCAGTTGGTTAAACGTGAATCTATGTGGGAAAGAGGAAATGATAATAACAATGTTGAAGGGATGGGTGAGAGGAAATCTGAAGGAGAAGTTGTGGACGACCTGTTTTCTGCGTATATGAATTTGGACAACATTGATGCATTTAACTCTTCGGGAACTGATGAGAAGCTGGGTATTGAGAACCGTGAAGATTTAGATAGTAGAGCGAGTGGTACAAAGACGAATGGTGGTGACAGCAGTGATAATGAAGCTACAAGCAGTGTCAATGACAGTAGCAGCGGCAGTATGCAGAAGAGAGAAGGGGTCAAAAGGAGTGCTGTGGGAGATATCGCTCCAACCACTAGGCACTACAGGAGTGTTTCGATGGATAGTTTTATGGGGAAGTTAAACTTCATAGATGATTCACCAAAGTTGCCTCCATCTCCTGGACCACGCCCAGGCCAACTCTCACCAACCAATTCACTTGATGGAAATTCAAACAGTTTCAGTTTGGAATTTGGAAATGGTGAATTTAGTGGAGCTGAATTGAAGAAAATTATGGCAAATGAAAAACTTGCAGAGATAGCTTTAGCAGATCCTAAACGAGCCAAAAGGTTCAAATTTTCTTTGAAGTGATGCATCTTTTGCCTTTTCAATATCATTCCTCTATGCTTTGCAGCTGACATTCCCTattttgttgtttgttgttgtaGGATTTTAGCCAACCGTCAATCTGCTGCTCGTTctaaagaaagaaagatgagATACATTGCAGAATTAGAACACAAGGTTCAGACATTGCAGACTGAAGCTACCACATTATCTGCTCAACTGACCCTCTTGCAGGTGATAAACTTTTCGATATTGTCCTGTTTAATTCTTCTAAGCATTGTATTATCACTGCTTAACAATATCTTGTACTTGCATTCAGAGAGATGCGACTGGGCTGACAAGCCAAAATAGTGAACTGAAGTTTCGTTTGCAAGCCATGGAACAGCAAGCTCAACTTCGTGATGGTATTAACCTTGCTTCTGTGATCTATGACTTCATGTATTTGTCAGCTCATGTTTCATCTGTGACTCTCTACGTTGCTAattatcatttcttttttgttgcTAGAAATCGATTCACTTACCCGTATCATCAGTCTATGCTTCAATTTTCCAtcttttttgtttctgtttattTGGGGGTGGGGGTTGACAATGTTAAGCTTCTATGTTGTTTGATGTTTCCCTCAATGCTAATAGAGAACAGGCCAGATGTTTTGTGTATTTTTATGCTTGTGAGATTCTTTGGTATTATAGAAGACAAATATGAAACCTAATAGTGTTCGCCATGACAGCTCTAAATGAAGCATTAACTGCTGAAGTTCAACGCTTGAAGATAGCAACCGCAGAGCTTAGTGCAGACGCTTCCAAGTTTCAGCAGCTATCTCTAAATCCTCAGATGTTCCAGTCGCAGCAGCAACAATCGAATCAGCTAAACATGCATCAGTTgcaacagcagcagcagcagcaacaatcATCTCAGCCCCAACAACATGCTCAAGCACGACAACAACTTAACAGCTCTACGACTTCAAAGCATGAATCAAAGTAGTAGCTTTTGGGAAATATCTGatcttcataatatttatattagtttgTCAATAGATGTTGCAAGTGTTTtcatatcattcaatgcattcATTCATTTAGTTCTGCATTCACAACAAAACACACCGAGTCTTGGTATTTATTATCTATAGGACATGCATGTTCATTGGATTTACTTAGTCACAAAGAGTCTTGTGATGTATACAgttggttcttttttttttgttcaacaAGGATATTGAATTCAAGGTCATATGAACTTGACTCGTTTTGTTATTATGGAAGTTTAATTCAAATTTGCCTACTTCATGTTCCTTTGAGGTACAACTACTTTGGCTACTAAGttcagttttttttatttctctgtTGACATTTTACGATTACTGTGGTCTCCATCCTCACCTTCTCTATATTATATACAAATGCTTTTAGAATAATATGTCGACTTACCTTCGTATGGAATACACAAAGTAGTAGTGCATTTTCTGAAGTAACATGTTAAATTTTATTCCTAGATTCGTCCTATACCCATCAAAATCATGCAAGCTATTCGATATAAGAAAAGAATACCATGTAGAGAATAACATCCTATcctgttttgttttgtttgttggCGCATATGTTCCTTTAACCACGTTCGAATATATGAACGGAATGAATATTTCCTACAAAAATGTGTCATCTCAAACTTCGTAACTTCATATTGATTTTTCACAAATAACCAACTTTTGAAGTTTGAAAAGTTGTCATATGGTCGGAAGTTTAAAATTCGAAATGTGTAAAGACAAAGTTTAAGACTCACCAGCCTCGCGTGTTTACACCATATCAATAGATGCAAGACGAAGTATATATTCTATTTCTGAAACTCCATTTCTGGCGTGATATAAACTGGTTAATTACTtgtatgacatgtatatgataataTCAATATGTTATAGAAATATGAACAGAAAAGTCAGGATGGCCGAGTGGTCTAAGGCGCCAGACTCAAGTTCTGGTCTTCGTGAGAGGgcgtgggttcaaatcccacttctgacattattttttatttcgtttttattcatttatttttttatttcgtttttattcattttcttgACATCTCTTTATCTTATAAGattagttataaaatatttctacattttatctcaaaattattataaattattctttatatGACCTTTTGTATCCTCGTACCAAACGATTCCTCGTATTGTGAAgcttatatcaaaatatttaaatatgaatcTAAACATGCTAAAACTTAACGTTTCTTCAATAGTTCATAGgtaaatcatgaaattttttatagttAATACTAGACTTTGAAATTccataacaaataaattataaaaagtacAATATATTTACaagtatgaaaattaaaaataataattcatatgtTATATGTTTGTTAATTTTGAACGTAAGAGAGGGTGAATAACAGAGTCCGAAGTGAAAAAGGTAAATAATTGAGCAAAGGCaataaaattgatgataaaGATGGATGTCGTTAAATCGTTGGTTGGAAGGCGCATGCTGACATGTGTACCTTCCAACCAACGATTTAACAATATCTATCCAAATGTTGCCTTTTTTATTTgaacctcaatttttttttgcctCTTTCGGCTCCGATATTAAAAGTGTCGTattattttccagaaaatattCATTGTTACCTTCAAACTATTCAAAGTAGcccatatatatcatttaattatgttttggaTCAAAACTATCCTTGCCGTCAATGTTATGAACCACAAATACCTTTAAAACATTATTTGTACAATTAGAGCTAACATGACATTCCACCCAAATAGTCCGACATGGCAAAAATATCTTCTTCTCAATCatgttgttcttccttgttcatCTCTatcacaaaaagaaaataaaatacaattctTCCATCATTCTTGTTTGAGTTGTTCGAACTTTGGAACTTgaatttcaaagtatgtgtttGAAAGTGTAATTACATGTTGAAGGATCGAGTTTATTGTTTAGGTTTGGGGTTCATAGACTCACATAATCGATTTTTAGATTTTCAAGCTTCTTAGAActctttcatatattttttaatttattttttttgggatttcaactcaaatcttcatacatcaATCTTCAAACTAAGaaattagtttttaaatatcaattttcTAGCTTTACTTGGAAGCAATTTTTATCAACATTCAATTAAATCTCTATAGAATTTTGTACTTCAAAAAAGTTACAAATTTCTCACCAATAAGTTTTCAAAATGAGTAGCTATTTTCGAGTTTcaacttaaaaaaaacaatttcaacaatttttcaatatctttcaacttttagaattaaatttttaaccTCAAATTCGATGATACCAAAACTCAAACAATGAACTCGACCATTCAACATACAACTATTATCTCAAACGAACTACAACGCTCTTCAAAATTAGAACTTCAAAGTCCTAACAATAACTCaaacaaaattaatgaaaaattatttttgatttttttttatcgaaATGAACAGGGAAGAACAATATAATTGAGAGGAAGAGATTTTTGTCATATTAAATTATTGTGTCAgcacataatataatatttataatccAAAACATAGGTTAGAAAGATAATTCTAATctcaaacataaataaaaaatatatataatctatTTTGAATAATTCGAGAggctatttttattttatccgTTTATAAGGTACAGTTTACCGGGACTTTAAAACCGCAAACGTAATCTTAGAACTCGACACTTAAGACACTTCATGGAAACCGAAACCCTAGTGGACGAGTTGCCGGTGGCAACCGCAACAGCGGTGGAGCTGCCGGAAACTCCACAGCAA comes from Solanum pennellii chromosome 1, SPENNV200 and encodes:
- the LOC107007761 gene encoding probable transcription factor PosF21, with translation MAGDNDEGHSDMVQRLQSSFGTSSSSLPKQLQPISMNQLDIPQLTTSQFRGQMRQFSPNFGVENSKRVGIPPSHPQMPPISPYSQIPVTRPGNQQMGMQNFTSAGPSHSRSLSQPAFFSLDSLPPLSPSPYRESPSTSMSDPISADVSMGDQDGNSHSLLPPTPFSRCNSSRAGESLPPRKAHRRSNSDIPFGFSGIMQSSPPLVPLRSPGALERSVPSRDNLGGKPVQLVKRESMWERGNDNNNVEGMGERKSEGEVVDDLFSAYMNLDNIDAFNSSGTDEKLGIENREDLDSRASGTKTNGGDSSDNEATSSVNDSSSGSMQKREGVKRSAVGDIAPTTRHYRSVSMDSFMGKLNFIDDSPKLPPSPGPRPGQLSPTNSLDGNSNSFSLEFGNGEFSGAELKKIMANEKLAEIALADPKRAKRILANRQSAARSKERKMRYIAELEHKVQTLQTEATTLSAQLTLLQRDATGLTSQNSELKFRLQAMEQQAQLRDALNEALTAEVQRLKIATAELSADASKFQQLSLNPQMFQSQQQQSNQLNMHQLQQQQQQQQSSQPQQHAQARQQLNSSTTSKHESK